CGATCGGCATAAAGCTCGTCCACCGCGGCGCCGATAAGCTCCTCTAGCGCGCCCTGGTGCGGCACGGATTCTGCAAAGTGGCGTGCAAAGATCTCGCGGGCGCCCTCTTTATTCGGCCGGTTGACCCGGATCTTAATATCCAGCCGGCCGGGGCGCATGATGGCGGGATCGATGAGCTCCTCGCGGTTGGTAGCGCCAATGACGATCACATTGGATAGGCTTTCTACTCCGTCGAGCTCCGTGAGCAGCTGCGGCACCACCGTGGTTTCCATATCCGAAGACACGCCTGAGCCACGGGTGCGGAAGATGGATTCCATCTCATCAAAGAAGATGACCACCGGCCGGTCAGAACTCAGCCGGGCTAGTTCGCGGGCGCGCTCAAAGATGAGGCGGATGCGGCGTTCCGTCTCACCTACATACTTATTGAGCAACTCTGGGCCCTTGATATTGAGGAAGTAGCTCGGGGCGTCGCCGCCCAGTTGCTGCGCCAAGGAATGGGCCACGGCCTTGGCGATGAGCGTCTTTCCGCACCCAGGCGGGCCATAGAGGAGGACGCCCTTAGGCGGCTGCAGCTCGTAGTGGTGATAGAGGTCCGGATGGATAAACGGCAGTTCCACGGAATCGCGGATCTGGGAAATCTGCTCGTCTAGTCCGCCAATATCCTCGTAGCCCACATCGGGGACCTCCTCAAGGGAGAGCTGGGAGACTTCCGTCTTTTCCACCTTTTCCAGCGCGATGGCAGCCTTGGGATCAACGAGCACTATCTCGCCTGCTGCCACGCGGGTTTCTTCGCGCAGTGCCTGCGATAGCAGCACCACTTTTTCCTCGCCGGAGGAATTTGCCACGATGAGGCGTTGTTCTCCTAAGCGCTCTACCACGGTAGCGAGCTCGCCTGTGCGCTCGGGTGCGCACCCTTCCACCACTACGAAGCCATCGCCCAAGCGAACCTGCTGGCCTGCCACTAGGCTGCCTGGTTCCACATTGGGCGAAACCTTAAGCTGCATCACGCGGCCGTTGGTGTAGACCTCCGCGGTGGTTCCCACCTCGCTGTGGGAAGAAGAATAGCCTAAGAAAACGCCGTAGGTCGATGCCGGCTCAGCCAGCGCGTTAAGCTCCGTAAAAAGCTGCTCGAGCTTCCCACGCGATTCCTTTAATAAGCCCGCCAACTTCTGATTGCGGGCAGCAAGCTGGCTGATCTGCCGCTTATAGTCCGTGGCTTCATCCATGCCCACTACTCTAACGCGGCCCAGCCGGCGAAAGAGGGCAGTTGCGCTTTAAATTCTGGGCGCTGAGGTGAACCTATTTCCAGCTCTACTTGCGGGCTCGGCGCTGCGGGCGCGGAGGGGTCACGCCATCGGCCAGGCGGCGGGTCCAGATAAGGAAGGCGGTATGCGCATTCATACGGTGCTCCGGGCGGGTAGCCAGGCCTTCCACCTTCCATTCGCGCACCAGAGATTCCCAGGCCTTAGGCTCGGTAAAGCACTTGAGCTCGCGAATTCCTTCCATGACCTTCATCAACTGCGGCACCGTTGCCACGTAGGTCATGAACACTCCGCCAGGGATCAGAAGATCGCGCACGGTCTCCAGGTGCTCCCAGGGCTCGAGCATATCGAGGACCACGCGGTCTACCGGCCCACCCAAGTCCTGAGCGGTGACATCGCCCAAATCGCCGAGGCGCGGCGACCACCACTCGGGCTGCTCGCCAAAGTATTCCTTGACGTTATCTACCGCATACTCCAGGTGATCATCGCGCACCTCATAGGAATACACATGCCCCTCTGGGCCCACGGCGCGCAGCAGGGACATAGACAGCGCACCGGAGCCAGCGCCGGCCTCGAGCACGCGCGCACCCATGAAGATATCGCCCTCTACCAAAATCTGCGCCGCATCCTTGGGATAGATCACCGCGGCACCGCGCGGCATGGACAGCACGTGATCCACCATCAGGTGACGGAAGAGGAGGAAGGAGGAGCCAAGCGTGGACTCAATAACCGAGCCCTCGTCCATACCCACGATGTCATCATGGTTAATGATGCCCTTGTGGGAGTGGAACTGGCCTCCTTCTTCCAAAATGACCGTGTAGTGGCGCCGCTTGGCGT
The nucleotide sequence above comes from Corynebacterium tuberculostearicum. Encoded proteins:
- a CDS encoding tRNA (adenine-N1)-methyltransferase translates to MAYSGPFAYGDRVQLTDAKRRHYTVILEEGGQFHSHKGIINHDDIVGMDEGSVIESTLGSSFLLFRHLMVDHVLSMPRGAAVIYPKDAAQILVEGDIFMGARVLEAGAGSGALSMSLLRAVGPEGHVYSYEVRDDHLEYAVDNVKEYFGEQPEWWSPRLGDLGDVTAQDLGGPVDRVVLDMLEPWEHLETVRDLLIPGGVFMTYVATVPQLMKVMEGIRELKCFTEPKAWESLVREWKVEGLATRPEHRMNAHTAFLIWTRRLADGVTPPRPQRRARK
- the arc gene encoding proteasome ATPase, whose product is MDEATDYKRQISQLAARNQKLAGLLKESRGKLEQLFTELNALAEPASTYGVFLGYSSSHSEVGTTAEVYTNGRVMQLKVSPNVEPGSLVAGQQVRLGDGFVVVEGCAPERTGELATVVERLGEQRLIVANSSGEEKVVLLSQALREETRVAAGEIVLVDPKAAIALEKVEKTEVSQLSLEEVPDVGYEDIGGLDEQISQIRDSVELPFIHPDLYHHYELQPPKGVLLYGPPGCGKTLIAKAVAHSLAQQLGGDAPSYFLNIKGPELLNKYVGETERRIRLIFERARELARLSSDRPVVIFFDEMESIFRTRGSGVSSDMETTVVPQLLTELDGVESLSNVIVIGATNREELIDPAIMRPGRLDIKIRVNRPNKEGAREIFARHFAESVPHQGALEELIGAAVDELYADRPFVQLHFSSGEREILHYRDFVSGAMIANILSRAKKLAIKDELQQRAGSEQGIGGGHGGIAKQHLLQAIAAERAESEYVPTSTNPEEWTKIISQDHAGARVERVELLTARRSA